The Bernardetia litoralis DSM 6794 genome includes a window with the following:
- a CDS encoding SagB/ThcOx family dehydrogenase — MNISTLKTQFSEKDGSMYGRKNVEESTAMLYHENSKFNSYSIRSQGEKIAAFNNPYVNERSSQPFKCYPGYPTIDLSAYKDIEFESNFQSLITNRRSVRDFKTSYKVSLYELFVSLYHSYGVTKWAKMQGLEEGKEGHLGLRNVPSGGGLYPIEMYVVIFNGHIPAGLYHFRPDTASLEVLKEGGFAEDLLKIVQAEPYVNMKSASGILITTGVIERLMIKYGERSYRFLMQEAGYVGFLYNLLCESLGLGCCWLGGYHDDNLNEFLGIDGVFETVNNVIAFGSPNEQCSI; from the coding sequence ATGAATATTAGCACACTCAAAACTCAATTTAGTGAAAAAGATGGCTCTATGTATGGGCGTAAAAATGTAGAAGAATCTACTGCTATGCTTTATCACGAAAACTCAAAATTTAATTCTTACTCTATTCGTTCGCAAGGAGAAAAAATTGCAGCTTTCAACAATCCTTATGTCAATGAACGCTCTAGTCAGCCTTTCAAATGCTACCCAGGTTATCCAACAATAGATTTATCTGCTTATAAAGATATAGAGTTTGAATCTAATTTTCAATCTCTCATTACCAACAGACGTAGTGTAAGAGATTTCAAAACTTCTTATAAAGTATCTTTATATGAACTTTTTGTCAGTTTGTATCACTCGTATGGAGTAACAAAATGGGCAAAAATGCAAGGATTAGAAGAAGGTAAAGAAGGACATCTAGGTTTAAGAAATGTTCCTTCTGGTGGTGGATTATATCCAATCGAAATGTATGTAGTTATTTTTAATGGGCATATTCCTGCTGGATTATATCATTTTAGACCTGATACAGCTTCTTTAGAGGTTCTTAAAGAAGGAGGTTTTGCAGAAGATTTACTAAAAATTGTTCAAGCAGAACCCTATGTAAACATGAAATCTGCTTCAGGAATCCTTATCACAACAGGAGTCATTGAAAGATTAATGATTAAATATGGAGAACGAAGCTACCGTTTTTTGATGCAGGAAGCTGGTTATGTAGGCTTTTTGTATAATTTACTTTGTGAATCGTTAGGTCTAGGCTGCTGCTGGTTGGGTGGTTATCACGATGATAATCTGAATGAATTTTTAGGAATAGATGGAGTATTCGAAACAGTAAATAATGTAATTGCTTTTGGTTCTCCAAACGAACAATGTAGTATATGA
- a CDS encoding ABC transporter ATP-binding protein: MKTIEVNKVSYTYKGKTILSDVSLLVEEGDTFALLGENGSGKSTLIDVILGDITLSSGTIQVFGKTKPNFKKIGVVYDHLPFFPLLKVKEIINYFAAIYGVSASEVYEKYKVVFRLETIYESHIQQLSQGEKKRLAIMLSLLGNPKLLILDEPFSHIDPTIINSIWSVLKSENRTILYTTHDWGAITQQANKVAFIRDGKMTGIPLDTSTFKEQLPGSKKIVTRYDDNVKNILTDYNYYTTSDENVHIFCDDKDKSILSTIAKHTHNFSIQDTDIQDAYLYNTKNI; this comes from the coding sequence ATGAAAACTATCGAAGTAAATAAAGTAAGTTATACTTACAAAGGAAAAACTATATTATCAGATGTCTCTCTCTTGGTCGAAGAGGGAGATACATTTGCTTTATTGGGTGAAAACGGCTCTGGAAAATCAACACTTATAGATGTTATTTTGGGAGATATAACTCTTTCTAGTGGAACAATACAGGTTTTTGGAAAAACTAAACCTAATTTTAAAAAAATAGGAGTCGTTTATGACCATTTACCTTTTTTTCCTTTACTAAAAGTAAAAGAAATCATCAATTATTTTGCTGCCATTTATGGAGTTTCAGCTTCTGAAGTATATGAAAAATATAAAGTTGTCTTTCGTTTAGAAACTATTTATGAATCTCATATTCAGCAATTATCACAAGGGGAAAAAAAGCGTTTGGCTATTATGCTTTCTTTATTAGGTAATCCAAAATTATTGATTCTTGATGAACCTTTTTCTCATATTGACCCTACTATAATTAATTCTATTTGGTCAGTATTAAAAAGTGAAAACAGAACTATTTTATATACTACACATGACTGGGGAGCAATCACCCAACAAGCAAATAAAGTAGCTTTTATCAGAGATGGAAAAATGACAGGAATTCCTTTAGATACTTCTACTTTCAAAGAGCAATTACCTGGTTCTAAAAAAATAGTAACTAGGTATGATGATAATGTAAAAAATATATTGACAGATTACAATTATTATACAACTTCTGATGAAAATGTTCATATATTTTGCGATGACAAAGACAAATCTATTCTTAGCACAATAGCCAAACATACACACAATTTTAGCATTCAAGATACTGATATTCAAGATGCTTATCTATATAACACAAAAAACATTTAA
- a CDS encoding ABC transporter permease, which produces MGRYLYNAIFYQLIIFLRIKQAVFFTLIFPVFLFIIFGNIWGKSDIWYVEFIFFGVLAMTVTSDGLYAIGPVIKEYYANGLIKYLNKMPQSVLTHFVGLIMSRIFVLVSIFLVLAITAFLVFGYVVTLTKILAGLLLIVLGLFIFSFMGLALSFANIKHKNDKGIIGFVYYIFLFTSDAFYPVGEFNSTIKMIGNLLPLNPLLQIAREGTFSLFILAFWLIFPVCVFYYFYKKSDITR; this is translated from the coding sequence ATGGGACGTTATTTATACAATGCCATTTTTTATCAACTCATAATATTTTTGAGAATCAAACAAGCTGTTTTTTTTACATTGATATTTCCTGTATTCTTATTTATAATATTTGGCAATATTTGGGGCAAATCAGACATTTGGTATGTAGAATTTATATTTTTTGGTGTTTTGGCAATGACAGTAACTAGCGATGGACTTTATGCTATTGGTCCTGTTATAAAAGAATATTATGCCAATGGACTTATAAAATATCTCAATAAAATGCCCCAAAGTGTCCTTACGCATTTTGTAGGATTGATTATGAGCAGAATATTTGTCTTAGTAAGTATCTTTTTGGTACTTGCGATTACTGCTTTTTTAGTTTTTGGGTATGTTGTTACACTTACAAAAATACTTGCAGGATTGCTACTCATTGTTTTAGGATTATTTATATTTTCATTTATGGGTTTGGCTCTTTCATTTGCCAATATCAAACATAAAAATGATAAGGGAATAATAGGCTTTGTATATTATATATTTCTTTTTACAAGTGATGCTTTCTATCCAGTAGGAGAATTTAATTCTACTATTAAGATGATTGGTAATTTACTGCCTTTAAATCCCCTTTTACAGATAGCTCGTGAAGGCACATTTTCTCTTTTTATATTAGCTTTTTGGCTAATTTTTCCTGTTTGTGTGTTTTATTATTTTTATAAAAAATCAGATATAACTAGATAA
- a CDS encoding TonB-dependent receptor, with amino-acid sequence MCSQKLRFFFLFSFVLIFIFQTTLFAQTNSIKGKVVDSNNQPVFAANVYSSSFPNKGTTTDFDGNFILSSFTYPDTLLVSYIGYQTYKIYLEKPPSKDSIFIILEGQENLLNQMVVTAKNPISEEFSVIKLEKMDIYTNPISAGDPLKAITALPSSTNTDESANPVLRGSSSDRSRVVLNGVPVYKPVRNGQINGLGNFSLFNAEMIDKQYVYASNPPLTYGNTSAGLIEIQTNHKLDYNHIQASLSLANIGGLVSRKLGENTFIQVYGNYQFPDAFLKLNEKRIENLIDFTTKDAGLNFHSNLTNKSSINSFNYFIDESYIATRNSYSYEGQNDAQKNRFFSINNYSLQGENYNFKINTLVDFSKQNYRFGNLTSQIENKQSYISLDYKHLILKTTSIQTGISYDYSKYNFNDSLPNYYYANSPQDSNYFYQHQSENNNIEAYIYTNWNINDKLTMSSGFRSNIPTQEQDYYLSTQMSFNYKPNKKNNFILSGGRYHSYTTPSFIDANYFLLQSLQIALDYSYSSKKILFTTALYHKYETGNFQDSETITFDKAKITGFEVFIKHNLTKKIDYSLSNTFINQQVRINEKYQKGANNLNYLIKASVTYANPKLFTAALFYIDRPGTYFTSIDNGIFRNETNTYEPVFSSIIYNQQLNSYKNLNLNISRFFPFGKYALVLYASVNNILDRKNEQNALYSFDYQNQYFNNFQQRTFYMGLVWQLNK; translated from the coding sequence ATGTGTTCACAAAAACTACGGTTCTTCTTTTTATTCTCTTTTGTTTTAATTTTCATTTTTCAAACGACTCTTTTTGCTCAAACAAATTCTATCAAAGGAAAAGTAGTCGATTCTAATAATCAACCTGTTTTTGCAGCTAATGTATATTCAAGTAGCTTTCCAAATAAAGGCACAACAACAGATTTTGATGGAAATTTTATTCTGTCTTCTTTTACATACCCTGATACGCTATTAGTTTCTTATATTGGCTATCAAACCTATAAAATTTATTTAGAAAAACCACCTTCAAAAGATAGCATTTTTATTATTTTGGAAGGACAAGAAAATCTTCTTAATCAAATGGTTGTTACAGCCAAAAATCCTATTTCAGAAGAATTTTCAGTCATAAAATTGGAGAAAATGGATATTTACACAAATCCAATTTCAGCAGGCGACCCATTAAAAGCAATTACAGCTTTACCTTCTTCTACTAATACTGATGAATCTGCAAATCCTGTCTTGAGAGGAAGTAGTTCTGACCGTTCTCGGGTTGTTTTGAATGGAGTTCCTGTTTATAAACCTGTCAGAAATGGACAAATAAATGGTTTGGGCAATTTTAGCTTATTTAATGCTGAAATGATTGACAAACAGTATGTTTATGCCAGTAATCCACCTCTTACGTATGGAAATACAAGTGCAGGATTGATAGAAATACAAACCAATCACAAATTAGATTATAATCATATTCAAGCCTCTTTGAGTTTGGCAAATATTGGTGGATTAGTTTCTAGAAAATTAGGCGAAAATACATTTATTCAAGTCTATGGTAATTATCAGTTTCCAGATGCTTTTTTGAAACTCAATGAAAAACGCATCGAAAATTTAATTGACTTCACAACAAAAGATGCAGGACTTAATTTTCATTCTAATTTGACCAATAAAAGTTCGATAAATTCATTCAATTATTTTATTGACGAATCCTATATTGCTACTAGAAATTCATATTCTTATGAAGGACAAAATGACGCTCAAAAAAATCGTTTTTTTTCTATTAATAATTATTCTTTACAAGGAGAAAATTATAATTTCAAAATAAATACATTAGTTGATTTTAGTAAACAAAATTACAGGTTTGGAAATTTAACTTCCCAAATAGAAAACAAACAGAGTTATATTTCTTTAGATTACAAACATTTAATTCTCAAAACTACCTCCATTCAAACAGGAATTTCGTATGATTATTCAAAGTATAATTTTAATGATAGCCTTCCAAATTATTATTATGCCAACTCTCCACAAGACTCAAATTATTTTTACCAACACCAATCAGAAAATAACAATATAGAAGCCTATATCTATACAAATTGGAATATAAACGACAAATTAACAATGTCGTCAGGCTTTCGTTCAAATATCCCAACCCAAGAACAAGACTATTATTTGAGTACACAAATGTCATTTAATTACAAACCGAACAAGAAAAACAACTTTATTTTGAGTGGAGGGCGTTATCACAGTTATACAACTCCTTCTTTTATTGATGCAAATTATTTCTTGTTGCAAAGTCTTCAAATTGCTTTAGATTATTCGTATTCTAGCAAAAAAATATTATTTACTACGGCTCTTTATCACAAATATGAAACAGGAAATTTTCAAGATTCAGAAACAATTACATTTGACAAAGCAAAAATTACAGGATTTGAAGTATTTATTAAGCATAACCTAACAAAGAAGATAGATTATTCTTTGAGTAATACATTTATTAATCAACAAGTTAGAATAAATGAAAAGTATCAAAAAGGAGCAAACAATCTAAATTATCTCATCAAGGCATCGGTTACCTACGCAAACCCTAAATTATTTACGGCTGCACTTTTTTATATAGACCGACCAGGGACATATTTTACATCTATTGACAACGGAATTTTTAGGAATGAAACAAATACTTATGAACCTGTTTTTAGTTCTATCATTTATAACCAACAACTTAATTCTTACAAAAATTTGAATCTAAATATCAGTCGTTTTTTTCCCTTTGGAAAATATGCCTTAGTTCTTTATGCGTCTGTAAATAATATTTTGGATAGAAAAAATGAACAAAATGCTTTGTATTCTTTTGATTATCAGAATCAATATTTTAATAATTTTCAACAAAGAACATTTTATATGGGATTGGTTTGGCAGCTCAATAAGTAA